The Engystomops pustulosus chromosome 9, aEngPut4.maternal, whole genome shotgun sequence genome includes a window with the following:
- the ASB6 gene encoding ankyrin repeat and SOCS box protein 6 produces the protein MPFLHGFRRIIFEYQPLVDEILGAVGIHDPEQTEVPQSHASFLPADGDKFLALNELLERHSQSAFYREGVSYSLLKVAELGLVPAAEILLQYGADLSFEDPVTYYTPLHIAVLRNQPDMVELLVQSGADINKRDRIHESSPLDLASEELERVPCLQRLLELGADVNAADKNGKTALLHALASSDGVQIHNTENIRLLLEGGADVKATTKDSDTVFSSIIFLLGETVGSDKEEAKLINHFCFRVSQLLLAHGADPSECPSHESLTHTCLKSFKLHYPLLRFLLESGASYNCSLHGASCWSGFHIVFDKLCTYLGSCEDCDAVDLLNKAENIVELMVAQAPRVSLPRNFDINTSSCSVHADKVSALHQSLKQLEQAPPTLRHLCRVYIRQRLRPWPVDVKVKSLPLPDRLKLYLLVHPDASCDEDL, from the exons ATGCCTTTCCTCCATGGCTTCCGGAGGATAATATTTGAGTACCAGCCTCTGGTGGATGAGATCCTGGGGGCGGTGGGGATACATGACCCCGAGCAGACAGAGGTGCCCCAGAGCCATGCCAG CTTCCTCCCCGCTGATGGTGACAAGTTCCTGGCGCTGAATGAGCTCCTGGAGAGACACTCGCAGTCGGCCTTTTACCGGGAGGGGGTGAGTTATTCGCTCCTGAAGGTGGCGGAGCTGGGGCTGGTTCCCGCCGCAGAGATCCTCCTCCAGTACGGCGCAGACCTCAGCTTTGAAG ATCCTGTGACGTACTACACCCCCCTCCACATCGCAGTCCTCCGGAACCAGCCCGACATGGTGGAGCTGCTGGTGCAGAGCGGCGCCGATATAAACAAGAGGGACCGG ATACATGAGAGCAGCCCCCTGGACCTGGCCagcgaggagctggagcgtgtgcccTGCCTGCAGCGGCTTCTGGAGCTCGGAGCGGACGTGAATGCAGCGGATAAAAATG GtaagacagctctgctacatgcgctGGCCAGCAGTGACGGGGTGCAGATCCACAACACTGAGAATATCCGCCTGCTGCTGGAGGGAG GAGCTGACGTGAAGGCCACCACCAAGGACAGCGACACAGTCTTCTCCAGCATCATCttcctcctgggagagactgttGGTTCTGATAAAGAGGAGGCAAAGCTGATTAACCACTTCTGCTTCCGGGTCAGCCAGCTGCTGTTGGCGCACGGTGCTGACCCCAGCGAGTGCCCGTCCCACGAGTCCCTCACCCACACGTGCCTCAAAAGCTTCAAGCTCCATTATCCTCTCCTGCGCTTCCTCCTGGAGTCTGGCGCCTCGTACAACTGCTCCCTGCACGGCGCCTCCTGCTGGTCCGGCTTCCACATAGTCTTTGACAAGCTGTGCACTTACCTGGGCAGCTGCGAGGACTGTGACGCCGTGGACCTGCTGAATAAAGCTGAGAACATTGTGGAACTGATGGTGGCCCAGGCCCCCAGGGTCTCCCTGCCCAGGAACTTTGACATAAACACGTCCAGCTGCAGCGTACACGCGGACAAAGTGAGCGCCCTGCACCAGTCCCTGAAGCAGCTGGAGCAGGCGCCCCCCACCCTCAGGCACCTGTGCAGGGTCTACATCCGCCAGAGGCTCCGGCCGTGGCCCGTGGACGTCAAAGTCAAGTCCTTGCCCCTCCCAGACCGGCTGAAACTCTACCTCCTCGTGCACCCCGACGCCTCCTGTGATGAGGATTTATAG
- the NTMT1 gene encoding N-terminal Xaa-Pro-Lys N-methyltransferase 1 has product MASDQVEDESQFYCKAKKYWKNVPPTVDGMLGGYGHISSIDINGSKKFLQKFLRDGPHKTGTSCALDCGAGIGRITKRLLLPLFKTVDMVDVTDEFLSKAKSYLGEDGKRIGQYYCCGLQDFVPEPNHYDVIWIQWVIGHLTDSHLVDFLKRCKTGLRPNGLIVIKDNMAHEGVIMDEVDSSLCRDLDLVRRLIRQAGLSVLAQERQENFPEEIYHVYSIAMR; this is encoded by the exons ATGGCGTCCGACCAGGTAGAAGACGAATCCCAATTTTACTGTAAAGCAAAGAAATACTGGAAGAACGTGCCCCCCACGGTGGACGGGATGCTGGGGGGATACGGTCACATTTCTAGTATCGATATCAATGGCTCCAAGAAGTTCCTTCAGAAATTCCTGCGG GACGGCCCCCACAAAACGGGCACCTCTTGCGCTTTAGACTGCGGAGCCGGTATCGGACGGATCACCAAGCGTCTCCTGCTGCCGCTCTTCAAGACGGTGGACATGGTGGACGTCACCGACGAGTTCCTGAGCAAAGCCAAGAGTTACCTGGGGGAGGACGGGAAGAGGATCGGGCAGTACTACTGCTGCGGCCTCCAGGACTTTGTCCCCGAGCCCAATCACTACGACGTCATCTGGATCCAGTGGGTGATCG GACACCTCACGGACAGTCACCTGGTGGACTTCCTGAAGAGATGTAAGACCGGACTGAGACCCAACGGCTTAATCGTCATCAAGGACAACATGGCGCATGAAGGAGTCATCATGGACGAGGTGGACAGCAGCCTCTGCAGGGACTTGGACCTGGTGCGTCGCCTCATCAGACAAGCCGGACTCTCCGTACTGGCCCAGGAGAGGCAGGAGAACTTTCCGGAAGAAATCTACCACGTTTATTCCATCGCCATGAGATAG